The Rhodopseudomonas palustris genome window below encodes:
- a CDS encoding carboxymuconolactone decarboxylase family protein, which translates to MHKNWIELTGELSTALREVRGGAPDVMKGFSAIAQAALKANALDTKTKELIALAISVATRCDGCIGFHAEAAVRQGATREEIMETMGMAIYMGAGPSVMYAAQAVEAYDQFVQKKAAAETANSAVR; encoded by the coding sequence ATGCACAAGAACTGGATCGAATTGACCGGCGAGTTGTCGACGGCGTTGCGCGAAGTGCGCGGCGGCGCGCCGGACGTGATGAAAGGCTTCTCGGCGATCGCGCAGGCGGCGCTGAAGGCCAACGCGCTCGATACCAAGACCAAGGAACTGATCGCGCTGGCGATCTCTGTGGCGACCCGCTGCGACGGCTGCATCGGCTTTCACGCCGAGGCCGCGGTGCGGCAGGGCGCCACCCGCGAGGAGATCATGGAAACGATGGGCATGGCGATCTACATGGGCGCCGGCCCCAGCGTGATGTACGCGGCGCAGGCGGTCGAGGCCTACGATCAGTTCGTGCAGAAGAAGGCCGCGGCGGAAACCGCCAATTCCGCTGTGCGGTAG
- the ribB gene encoding 3,4-dihydroxy-2-butanone-4-phosphate synthase — protein MAHPIQDVLQAFAAGEIVVVTDDDDREGEGDLVVAASLCTAEKMAFIIRHTSGIVCAPITMDDARRLRLDPMVAHNDSNHTTAFTVSIDYKPDNGTGISADERASCCRALANPNAGANDFARPGHIFPLIARDGGVLLRSGHTEAAVDLCRLAGLPPVGVISELMNDDGTVTKGAQVVEFANRHNLKLVTIADLIAHRQAREKLIERVATFPLESPIGPMQGYAYRSPFDEIAHVACVYNGIGDGKNVLTRFHKPNIVKEIFTGARRMEAVLEHFKKNGSGVLIYLRDGAAGVPVAPIDAPKSAEADRHRQWREIGVGAQILRDLGVSSIRHLTSSQMDYKGLSGFGIEIVGNEHLEGT, from the coding sequence ATGGCGCACCCGATCCAGGACGTTCTGCAAGCCTTCGCTGCCGGCGAAATCGTCGTCGTCACCGACGACGACGATCGCGAGGGCGAGGGCGATCTCGTCGTCGCGGCCTCGCTGTGCACCGCCGAGAAGATGGCGTTCATCATCCGCCACACCTCCGGCATCGTCTGCGCGCCGATCACCATGGACGACGCGCGACGGTTGCGGCTCGACCCGATGGTCGCGCACAACGACAGCAACCACACCACCGCCTTCACCGTCTCGATCGACTACAAGCCCGACAACGGCACCGGCATCTCCGCCGACGAGCGCGCCTCGTGCTGCCGCGCGCTCGCCAATCCGAACGCCGGCGCCAACGACTTCGCGCGGCCGGGCCACATCTTCCCGCTGATCGCGCGCGACGGCGGCGTGCTGCTGCGCTCCGGCCACACTGAGGCCGCGGTCGATCTTTGTCGTTTGGCGGGTCTGCCGCCGGTCGGCGTGATCAGCGAACTGATGAACGATGACGGCACCGTCACCAAGGGCGCCCAGGTCGTCGAATTCGCGAACAGGCACAACCTCAAGCTGGTCACCATCGCCGATCTGATCGCGCATCGTCAGGCGCGCGAGAAACTGATCGAGCGCGTCGCGACGTTCCCGCTGGAGAGCCCGATCGGCCCGATGCAGGGCTACGCCTATCGCTCGCCGTTCGACGAGATCGCCCACGTCGCCTGCGTCTACAACGGCATCGGCGACGGCAAGAACGTGCTGACGAGGTTCCACAAGCCGAACATCGTCAAGGAGATCTTCACCGGCGCGCGCCGGATGGAAGCGGTGCTCGAGCATTTCAAGAAGAACGGTTCCGGCGTGCTGATTTATCTGCGCGATGGCGCCGCGGGCGTTCCGGTGGCGCCGATCGACGCGCCGAAATCGGCGGAAGCCGATCGCCACCGGCAATGGCGCGAGATCGGCGTCGGCGCGCAGATCCTGCGCGACCTCGGCGTCTCGTCGATCCGGCATCTCACCTCGTCGCAGATGGACTACAAGGGCCTGTCGGGTTTCGGCATCGAGATCGTCGGCAACGAGCACCTTGAAGGCACCTGA
- a CDS encoding acyl-CoA dehydrogenase, with amino-acid sequence MSVRAQTKDKPAPASFKWDDPLLLEDQLTEDERMIRDTARAYAQDKLLPRVSQAYLEEKTDREIFNEMGSLGLIGITLPEDYGCANASYVAYGLVAREIERVDSGYRSMNSVQSSLVMYPIYAYGDETQRKKYLPKLASGEWVGCFGLTEPDAGSDPGGMKTRAEKVADGYRLTGTKMWISNAPIADVFVVWAKSAAHDNQIRGFILDKGMKGLSAPKIGGKLSLRASITGEIVMDGVVVPEEALLPNVSGLKGPFGCLNRARYGISWGVMGAAEDCMHRARQYTLDRKQFNRPLAATQLVQKKLADMETEIALGLQASLRVGRLMDEGRVAPEMISIIKRNNCGKALDIARVARDMHGGNGIQIEYHVMRHAQNLETVNTYEGTHDVHALIIGRAITGIQAFS; translated from the coding sequence ATGAGCGTTCGCGCCCAAACCAAGGACAAGCCGGCTCCCGCGAGTTTCAAGTGGGACGACCCGCTGCTCCTGGAAGATCAGCTCACCGAAGACGAGCGGATGATCCGCGACACCGCCCGCGCCTACGCGCAGGACAAGCTGCTGCCGCGCGTCAGCCAGGCCTATCTCGAAGAGAAGACCGACCGCGAGATCTTCAACGAGATGGGTTCGCTCGGCCTGATCGGCATCACGCTGCCCGAGGACTACGGCTGCGCCAATGCCAGCTACGTCGCCTACGGCCTGGTGGCGCGCGAGATCGAGCGCGTCGATAGCGGCTATCGCTCGATGAACTCGGTGCAGTCGTCGCTGGTGATGTATCCGATCTACGCTTACGGCGACGAGACCCAGCGCAAGAAATATCTGCCCAAGCTCGCCTCCGGCGAATGGGTCGGCTGCTTCGGCCTGACCGAGCCCGACGCCGGTTCCGATCCCGGCGGCATGAAGACCCGCGCCGAGAAGGTCGCCGACGGCTATCGCCTGACCGGCACCAAGATGTGGATCTCCAACGCGCCGATCGCCGACGTGTTCGTGGTCTGGGCGAAGTCGGCTGCGCACGACAACCAGATCCGCGGCTTCATTCTCGACAAGGGCATGAAGGGCCTGTCGGCGCCGAAGATCGGCGGCAAGCTGAGCCTGCGCGCGTCGATCACCGGCGAGATCGTGATGGACGGCGTCGTGGTGCCCGAAGAGGCGCTGCTGCCCAACGTCTCCGGCCTCAAGGGTCCGTTCGGCTGTCTCAACCGCGCCCGCTACGGCATCTCCTGGGGCGTGATGGGCGCCGCCGAAGACTGCATGCACCGCGCCCGGCAGTACACGCTCGACCGCAAGCAGTTCAACCGGCCGCTCGCCGCGACGCAGCTTGTTCAGAAGAAGCTCGCCGACATGGAGACCGAAATCGCGCTCGGCCTGCAGGCGTCGCTGCGCGTCGGCCGGCTGATGGACGAGGGCCGGGTCGCGCCGGAGATGATCTCGATCATCAAGCGCAACAATTGCGGCAAGGCGCTCGACATCGCCCGCGTCGCCCGCGACATGCACGGCGGCAACGGCATCCAGATCGAGTACCACGTGATGCGCCACGCCCAGAACCTCGAGACGGTCAACACCTACGAGGGCACCCACGACGTCCACGCCCTGATCATCGGCCGCGCCATCACCGGGATTCAGGCGTTTTCGTAA
- a CDS encoding MBL fold metallo-hydrolase encodes MSDASDTSDDVPFNRDFPLKAGVVEEIRPGLRRVLCNNPSPFTFTGTVSYIIGTGKVAIVDPGPDSEAHAQALIDAVKGETVTHILVTHTHKDHSPGTPRLKAATGATVYAEGPHRASRPYFESETVSTESGADRAFRPDVTIRDGDVIEGDGWAVEAVATPGHTANHMAFAWKERDAIFVGDHIMGWSTSIVAPPDGSMVDYMESLDRLMARPEQLYLSGHGAEILEGPRYSRFLKRHRQAREASILHRLAKGETDIPTMVRAIYIGIDPRLIGAAGYSVLAHLEDLVTRGIVVTDGDPLIGGRYRLAK; translated from the coding sequence ATGAGCGACGCCAGCGACACCTCCGACGACGTCCCGTTCAATCGCGACTTCCCGCTGAAAGCCGGCGTGGTCGAGGAAATCCGCCCCGGGCTGCGCCGCGTGCTCTGCAATAACCCGTCGCCGTTCACCTTCACCGGGACGGTCAGCTACATCATCGGCACCGGCAAGGTCGCGATCGTCGATCCCGGCCCGGACAGCGAGGCCCATGCGCAGGCGCTGATCGACGCGGTGAAGGGCGAGACCGTCACCCACATTCTCGTCACCCACACGCATAAGGACCACTCGCCCGGCACGCCGCGCCTCAAGGCTGCGACCGGCGCGACTGTCTATGCCGAAGGCCCGCACCGCGCCTCGCGGCCGTATTTCGAGAGCGAGACCGTGTCGACGGAATCCGGCGCCGACCGCGCCTTCAGGCCCGACGTCACGATCCGCGACGGCGACGTGATCGAGGGCGACGGCTGGGCGGTGGAGGCGGTGGCGACGCCGGGCCACACCGCCAACCACATGGCGTTCGCCTGGAAGGAGCGCGACGCGATCTTCGTCGGCGATCACATCATGGGCTGGTCGACCTCGATCGTGGCGCCGCCGGACGGCTCGATGGTCGACTACATGGAGTCGCTCGACCGCCTGATGGCGCGCCCCGAGCAACTCTATCTGTCCGGCCATGGCGCCGAGATTCTCGAAGGCCCGCGCTATTCGCGCTTCCTCAAGCGCCACCGCCAGGCCCGCGAAGCCTCGATCCTGCATCGCCTCGCCAAGGGCGAGACCGATATCCCGACCATGGTCCGCGCCATCTATATCGGCATCGACCCGCGCCTGATCGGCGCCGCCGGCTATTCGGTGCTGGCGCATCTCGAAGACCTGGTGACCCGCGGCATCGTTGTGACCGACGGCGACCCGCTGATCGGCGGGCGCTACAGGCTGGCGAAGTAA
- a CDS encoding DUF1499 domain-containing protein — protein sequence MARRFNAPYQMEPVSRLAVWARYLAVFAAITAVASTLLVRFDFLEVRPAMATFFGALALAGLSILLALAGFAAIWQNGSRGMARILLALLIDVLILAYPSYLGWHYRTLPAIHDITTDPIDPPKFETLARLRTSDGANPAVYAGLYSAELQRGAYPGIETVQIDLPVQRAYEVTLNLINKRKWRVVDARPPQLPRREGHIEAVARTAVMGLPEDVAIRILPDGDGSRIDIRSASRFFDSDLGSNAARIAKLSEAITSAAENAPAPKPEPEPKPAKGKAGAKK from the coding sequence ATGGCGCGCAGATTCAACGCTCCCTATCAGATGGAGCCCGTCTCGCGCCTCGCCGTCTGGGCGCGCTATCTCGCGGTGTTCGCCGCGATCACCGCGGTGGCTTCGACGCTGCTGGTGCGGTTCGACTTCCTCGAAGTGCGCCCGGCGATGGCGACGTTCTTCGGGGCGCTGGCGCTCGCGGGGCTGTCGATCCTGCTGGCGCTGGCCGGCTTCGCGGCGATCTGGCAGAACGGCTCGCGCGGCATGGCGCGGATCCTGCTGGCGCTGCTGATCGATGTGCTGATCCTCGCCTACCCGTCCTATCTCGGCTGGCACTATCGGACGCTGCCCGCGATCCACGACATCACCACCGACCCGATCGACCCGCCGAAATTCGAGACGCTGGCGCGGCTGCGCACCAGCGACGGCGCCAATCCCGCAGTCTATGCCGGCCTCTACTCCGCCGAGCTGCAGCGCGGCGCCTATCCGGGGATCGAGACCGTGCAGATCGACCTGCCGGTGCAGCGCGCCTATGAGGTGACGCTCAACCTGATCAACAAGCGCAAATGGCGCGTGGTCGACGCGCGACCGCCGCAACTGCCGCGCCGCGAGGGCCATATCGAGGCGGTGGCCCGCACCGCGGTGATGGGCCTGCCCGAGGACGTCGCGATCCGAATCCTGCCCGACGGCGACGGCTCCCGGATCGATATCCGCTCCGCCTCGCGCTTTTTCGACAGCGACCTCGGCAGCAACGCCGCGCGCATCGCCAAACTCAGCGAAGCCATCACCAGCGCCGCCGAAAATGCGCCAGCGCCGAAGCCCGAGCCGGAGCCGAAGCCGGCGAAGGGCAAGGCGGGGGCGAAGAAGTGA
- a CDS encoding fatty-acid--CoA ligase: MLGLMQDWPLLCHRIIEHAAQVHGNQEVVTRSVEGPIVRTTYAQIHQRALKVSQMLDRAGITLGDRVATIAWNTARHLECWYGIMGIGAICHTVNPRLFPDQIVWIVNHAQDRVMITDLTFVPILEKIADKMPSVERYIVLTDAEHMPQTTLKNAVAYEEWLKEADGDFQWKTFDENTAAAMCYTSGTTGDPKGVLYSHRSNVIHALMANNPDALGTRAADTMLPVVPLFHANSWGIAFSAPSMGTKLVMPGAKLDGASVYELLSTEKVTHTAGVPTVWLMLLQYMQKEKLTLPHLKMVVCGGSAMPRSMIKAFVDMGCEARHAWGMTEMSPLGTLATLKPPFDQTTGDERLDRLSTQGYPPFGVQMKITDDAGKEVPWDGKTFGRLKVSGPAVSKAYFRVDTNILDDEGFFDTGDVATVDKDAYMRITDRSKDVIKSGGEWISSIDLENLAVGHPKVAEAAVIGVYHPKWDERPLLICQLKPDVTCTRDEILQYMDGKIAKWWMPDDIVFIDAIPHTATGKILKTALRDQFKTYSLPNAAA, encoded by the coding sequence ATGCTTGGACTGATGCAAGACTGGCCTTTGCTGTGTCACCGGATCATCGAGCATGCGGCACAGGTCCATGGCAACCAGGAGGTGGTCACACGTTCGGTGGAGGGGCCGATCGTCCGCACCACCTATGCGCAGATCCATCAACGGGCCCTGAAGGTGAGCCAGATGCTGGACCGCGCCGGCATCACGCTCGGCGACCGGGTCGCGACGATCGCCTGGAACACCGCCCGGCATCTGGAATGCTGGTACGGCATCATGGGAATCGGCGCGATCTGCCATACGGTCAATCCGCGGCTTTTTCCGGACCAGATCGTCTGGATCGTCAATCATGCCCAGGACCGGGTGATGATCACCGATCTCACCTTCGTGCCGATCCTCGAGAAGATCGCCGACAAGATGCCGAGCGTGGAGCGCTACATCGTGCTCACCGACGCGGAGCACATGCCGCAGACCACGCTGAAGAATGCGGTCGCCTATGAGGAATGGCTGAAGGAGGCCGACGGCGACTTCCAGTGGAAGACCTTCGACGAGAACACCGCCGCGGCGATGTGCTACACCTCGGGCACCACCGGCGATCCCAAGGGCGTGCTGTATTCGCACCGCTCCAACGTGATCCACGCGCTGATGGCCAACAACCCGGACGCGCTCGGCACCCGCGCCGCCGACACCATGCTGCCGGTGGTGCCGCTGTTCCACGCCAATTCCTGGGGCATCGCGTTCTCGGCGCCGTCGATGGGCACCAAGCTGGTGATGCCCGGCGCCAAGCTCGACGGCGCCTCGGTGTATGAATTGCTGTCGACCGAGAAGGTGACGCACACCGCCGGCGTGCCCACCGTATGGCTGATGCTGCTGCAATACATGCAGAAGGAGAAGCTGACGCTGCCGCATCTGAAGATGGTGGTGTGCGGCGGCTCGGCGATGCCGCGCTCGATGATCAAGGCGTTCGTCGACATGGGCTGCGAGGCGCGCCACGCCTGGGGCATGACCGAGATGAGCCCGCTCGGCACGCTGGCGACGCTGAAGCCGCCGTTCGACCAGACCACCGGCGACGAGCGCCTCGACCGGCTCTCGACCCAGGGCTATCCGCCGTTCGGCGTACAGATGAAGATCACCGACGATGCCGGCAAGGAGGTGCCGTGGGACGGCAAGACCTTCGGCCGGCTGAAAGTGTCGGGACCGGCGGTGTCGAAGGCCTACTTCCGGGTCGATACCAACATTCTCGACGACGAAGGCTTCTTCGACACCGGCGACGTCGCCACCGTCGATAAGGACGCCTATATGCGGATCACCGACCGCTCCAAGGACGTGATCAAGTCCGGCGGCGAATGGATCTCGTCGATCGATCTGGAGAATCTGGCGGTCGGCCACCCCAAGGTGGCGGAAGCCGCGGTGATCGGCGTGTATCACCCGAAATGGGACGAGCGGCCGCTGCTGATCTGCCAGCTCAAGCCGGACGTCACCTGCACCCGCGACGAGATCCTGCAATACATGGACGGCAAGATCGCCAAATGGTGGATGCCCGACGACATCGTGTTCATCGATGCGATCCCGCACACCGCCACCGGCAAGATCCTGAAGACCGCATTGCGCGATCAGTTCAAGACCTACAGCCTGCCGAACGCGGCGGCCTGA
- a CDS encoding extensin family protein, with protein sequence MFRGKASILAVLIALVAFAAPAALARDGIPLPKPRPAEAPSSEAARAADKPDADAPQTEAAKPESTPEAPPQPPPPTACRLALTPAIAIAPSLPDITGPGSCGGTDLVRLEAVVLPDGSRVPLTPAATLRCPMASALAAWVRADLAPLAASLATRLVALDNYDSYDCRGRNRVRGAKLSEHGRANAIDLRGFKLADGRMLSLTDRAAPLAVRERVRQSVCERFATVLGPASDGYHEEHIHLDLAERRGGYKMCQWAVWEALPAIAPLLPAERPAEAPPRQVAAGEDGAPGAAPAPPQPEAAGPDQAEDAARQQAEPPPPPAKGQKARSAKSKPADNKPAKPAPAIAPTPKRHDDRRP encoded by the coding sequence TTGTTCCGCGGCAAAGCGTCGATCCTGGCGGTGCTGATCGCGCTGGTTGCGTTCGCCGCGCCGGCCGCACTGGCGCGGGACGGAATCCCGCTGCCGAAGCCGCGTCCCGCCGAGGCGCCTTCGTCCGAAGCTGCTCGCGCGGCTGACAAGCCGGACGCCGACGCGCCGCAGACCGAGGCCGCCAAGCCGGAATCGACGCCGGAAGCGCCGCCGCAGCCGCCGCCGCCGACGGCGTGCCGGCTGGCGCTGACGCCGGCGATCGCGATCGCGCCGAGCCTGCCCGACATCACCGGCCCCGGCAGTTGTGGCGGGACCGATCTGGTCAGGCTCGAAGCGGTCGTCCTGCCCGACGGCAGCCGCGTGCCGCTGACGCCGGCGGCGACGCTGCGCTGCCCGATGGCGAGCGCGCTCGCCGCCTGGGTCCGCGCCGATCTCGCGCCGCTGGCGGCGTCGCTCGCCACGCGTCTCGTCGCGCTCGACAATTACGATTCCTACGATTGCCGCGGCCGCAACCGGGTGCGCGGGGCCAAGCTGTCGGAGCACGGCCGCGCCAATGCGATCGACCTGCGCGGCTTCAAGCTGGCCGACGGCCGGATGCTGTCGCTGACCGATCGCGCCGCGCCGCTCGCGGTGCGCGAGCGCGTGCGGCAATCGGTGTGCGAGCGCTTCGCCACGGTGCTCGGCCCGGCGTCGGACGGCTATCACGAGGAACACATCCACCTCGATCTGGCCGAGCGGCGCGGCGGCTACAAGATGTGCCAATGGGCGGTGTGGGAGGCGCTGCCGGCGATCGCGCCGCTGCTGCCGGCCGAGCGCCCGGCCGAAGCGCCGCCGCGGCAGGTCGCGGCCGGTGAGGACGGCGCGCCTGGTGCCGCCCCGGCTCCGCCGCAGCCCGAGGCCGCCGGCCCGGATCAGGCCGAAGACGCCGCGCGCCAGCAAGCCGAACCGCCGCCGCCGCCCGCCAAGGGCCAGAAGGCCCGATCGGCCAAAAGCAAGCCGGCCGACAACAAGCCCGCCAAGCCGGCCCCGGCCATTGCGCCCACGCCCAAGCGTCACGACGACCGGCGCCCGTAG
- a CDS encoding L,D-transpeptidase — translation MASMASRLGLLAVGLLLSGCMQTTYQAAPEATLKPNDKAQLAKARYAKVTVPEQFRRAIVDYHRKETPGTIVVDSDNHYLYLVQDGGKAIRYGVTVGEEALAFSGIARVGNMAEWPKWTPTADIHKRIEGLPASVPGGVDNPLGARALYLYQGNRDTLFRIHGTNQPEYIGASISSGCIRMTNEDVIDLYTRVKNGTIVVVLEPKHGDSPYNSKMAQGSGTATQ, via the coding sequence ATGGCGTCGATGGCATCGAGACTGGGACTGCTGGCGGTGGGGTTGCTGCTGTCGGGCTGCATGCAGACCACCTACCAGGCCGCCCCCGAAGCGACGCTGAAGCCGAACGACAAGGCGCAGCTTGCCAAGGCGCGTTACGCCAAGGTCACGGTGCCGGAGCAGTTCCGCCGCGCCATCGTCGACTATCACCGCAAGGAAACGCCCGGCACCATCGTGGTCGATTCCGACAACCATTATCTCTATCTGGTGCAGGACGGCGGCAAGGCGATCCGCTACGGCGTCACCGTCGGCGAGGAAGCGCTGGCGTTCTCCGGCATCGCCCGGGTCGGCAACATGGCGGAATGGCCGAAGTGGACGCCCACCGCGGACATCCACAAGCGGATCGAAGGCCTACCGGCCTCGGTGCCCGGCGGCGTCGATAACCCGCTCGGCGCCCGCGCGCTGTATCTGTATCAGGGCAACCGCGACACCCTGTTCCGGATCCACGGCACCAACCAGCCGGAATATATCGGCGCCTCGATCTCCTCGGGCTGCATCCGCATGACCAACGAGGACGTCATCGACCTCTACACCCGGGTCAAGAACGGCACCATCGTGGTGGTGCTTGAGCCGAAGCACGGCGACTCGCCGTACAATTCGAAGATGGCGCAGGGCAGCGGCACCGCGACGCAGTAA
- a CDS encoding magnesium transporter CorA family protein has protein sequence MLALFAPVDSALKRASSLDYDALPEDTVWIDLERPTPDEDRAVEKLAGIAVPTREDMQEIEISSRLYIENGARYMTASLMCGADTTSPRLSPVTFILAGKRLVTVRYDEPRPFAVIENRLARTPSFNATGETVLLELLDAVIDRCADILERAGADVDDVSREIFEPEGSARTGHQKRYSEILIAIGRKGDLVSKVRESLVSIGRLVAFLTVEGEGLKWPKDSRTQLKTMQRDVISLTDHASYLSNKITFVLDAMLGVVNLEQNNIIKLFSVMAVVLMPPTLIASVYGMNFRLMPELQWEHGYPMALGMMLCAAIGPYMFFKWKKWL, from the coding sequence ATGCTTGCCCTCTTTGCCCCCGTCGATTCCGCGCTGAAGCGCGCCTCCTCGCTGGATTACGACGCGCTGCCGGAGGACACGGTGTGGATCGACCTCGAGCGGCCGACGCCGGACGAGGATCGGGCGGTGGAAAAGCTGGCCGGGATCGCGGTGCCGACCCGCGAGGACATGCAGGAGATCGAGATCTCCAGCCGTCTCTATATCGAGAACGGCGCCCGCTACATGACCGCCAGCCTGATGTGCGGCGCCGACACCACCTCGCCGCGGCTGTCGCCTGTCACCTTCATCCTGGCCGGCAAGCGCCTGGTGACGGTGCGCTACGACGAGCCGCGGCCGTTCGCGGTGATCGAGAACCGGCTCGCCCGCACCCCGTCGTTCAACGCCACCGGCGAGACCGTGCTGCTCGAACTGCTCGACGCCGTGATCGACCGCTGCGCCGACATTCTGGAGCGCGCCGGCGCCGACGTCGACGACGTCAGCCGCGAGATCTTCGAGCCGGAGGGCTCGGCCCGCACCGGCCACCAGAAGCGCTATTCCGAGATCCTGATCGCGATCGGCCGCAAGGGCGACCTCGTCTCCAAGGTGCGCGAGAGCCTGGTCTCGATCGGCCGGCTGGTCGCCTTCCTCACCGTCGAGGGCGAGGGCCTGAAATGGCCGAAGGACAGCCGCACCCAGCTCAAGACCATGCAGCGCGACGTGATCTCGCTGACCGACCACGCCAGCTACCTGTCGAACAAGATCACCTTCGTGCTCGACGCCATGCTCGGCGTCGTCAATCTCGAGCAGAACAACATCATCAAGCTGTTCTCGGTGATGGCCGTCGTCCTGATGCCGCCGACCCTGATCGCCTCGGTCTACGGCATGAACTTCAGGCTGATGCCCGAGCTGCAATGGGAGCACGGCTACCCGATGGCGCTCGGCATGATGCTCTGCGCCGCGATCGGGCCGTATATGTTCTTCAAGTGGAAGAAGTGGTTGTAG
- a CDS encoding nucleoside deaminase: MTTPSFMDLALAAAQTAGQAGEVPIGCVIVRAGAVIASAGNRTLTDRDPTAHAELLAIREAARKLGSERLVDCDLYVTLEPCTMCAGAISFARIRRLYFAAFDPKGGAVESGVRFFGQPTCHHAPEIYSGVGEREAALMLREFFRARR, encoded by the coding sequence ATGACGACGCCCTCTTTCATGGATCTGGCGCTGGCCGCCGCGCAAACCGCCGGGCAGGCCGGCGAAGTGCCGATCGGCTGCGTCATCGTCCGCGCCGGCGCGGTGATCGCGAGTGCCGGCAACCGCACTTTGACCGACCGCGACCCCACCGCCCACGCCGAGCTGCTGGCGATCCGCGAAGCCGCGCGAAAACTCGGCAGCGAGCGGCTGGTCGATTGCGACCTCTACGTCACGCTGGAGCCTTGCACGATGTGCGCCGGCGCGATCTCGTTCGCGCGCATCCGCCGGCTGTATTTCGCCGCGTTCGACCCGAAAGGCGGCGCGGTCGAGTCGGGCGTGCGCTTCTTCGGCCAGCCGACCTGCCACCACGCGCCGGAGATCTATTCCGGCGTCGGCGAACGCGAGGCGGCTTTGATGCTGCGGGAATTTTTCAGGGCAAGGCGGTGA